The Geotoga petraea genome has a segment encoding these proteins:
- a CDS encoding DUF3147 family protein, with protein MRYFIKIVISALLIFAISEASKRFTAFGALIASLPLTSIIAIIWLYNDTHDISKIANLSWNIFWFVIPSLLFFILLPIFLTKFNLNFFLSMVLSSSATIVFYFIFARLLSKFNIQI; from the coding sequence TTGAGGTATTTTATTAAAATTGTTATTTCGGCATTATTGATATTTGCCATATCAGAAGCTTCGAAAAGATTCACAGCCTTTGGGGCTTTAATAGCTTCTTTGCCTTTAACGTCTATTATAGCAATTATTTGGCTGTACAACGATACCCACGATATTTCAAAAATTGCAAATCTTTCATGGAATATTTTTTGGTTTGTCATACCTTCGCTGTTATTTTTTATTTTGTTGCCAATTTTTTTAACAAAATTCAATTTAAATTTTTTCCTTTCTATGGTTTTATCTTCTTCTGCTACAATAGTTTTTTACTTCATATTTGCAAGATTATTGTCAAAATTCAACATACAAATATAA
- a CDS encoding calcium/sodium antiporter, whose product MILSLVFITIGLVLLAKGADYLIEGAVGLSKRVGVSELFTGLTLVAFGTSAPELFVGVSATIQGSGIAMGNVLGSNVSNVALILGLAILIKPAPINKSTISYEIPFLILISTVITAMLFENPAITIWDGIILLTFMVIFIAYLYTMAKSDKKIREQILSEIDEVEETDHMSWGKIAFLSLLGIGMLAGGGELTVRYSIEFARILGMSEALISVTIVAFGTSLPELVTAITASRKNTNDILVGNIIGSNVFNILTILGISSLFGTISPDRSLSFDAIFGVIIVVGLLIGILLNKKRNAGRLLGAILVSSYIFYIGYNIFLG is encoded by the coding sequence TTGATACTGTCTTTAGTTTTTATAACAATAGGATTAGTTCTTTTGGCAAAAGGGGCAGACTATTTAATTGAAGGGGCCGTAGGACTTTCAAAAAGAGTAGGAGTTAGTGAGTTATTTACGGGCTTAACTTTAGTAGCTTTCGGTACATCGGCACCAGAGCTTTTTGTTGGTGTTTCTGCGACAATTCAAGGTTCTGGAATTGCAATGGGAAATGTCCTTGGTTCAAACGTTTCTAACGTAGCTTTGATCCTTGGATTAGCAATTTTAATAAAACCCGCACCAATCAATAAATCTACAATTAGTTATGAGATACCTTTTTTAATTCTCATATCAACAGTTATAACAGCCATGCTTTTTGAAAATCCAGCCATAACAATATGGGATGGAATTATTTTACTCACTTTTATGGTTATTTTCATAGCTTACCTCTACACAATGGCAAAAAGTGACAAAAAAATCAGAGAACAAATCCTTTCGGAAATAGACGAAGTGGAAGAAACAGATCATATGTCATGGGGTAAGATAGCATTTTTATCATTATTAGGTATTGGAATGCTCGCTGGTGGCGGAGAATTAACAGTAAGATACTCTATCGAATTTGCAAGAATATTAGGCATGTCAGAAGCGTTAATTTCCGTTACCATAGTTGCTTTTGGAACTTCACTCCCCGAATTGGTAACTGCAATTACAGCATCAAGGAAAAACACAAACGATATCTTGGTTGGAAATATTATAGGTTCTAACGTGTTCAACATATTAACGATTCTTGGTATTTCTTCTCTATTCGGAACAATATCTCCAGACAGGTCGTTAAGCTTTGACGCCATCTTTGGTGTGATTATAGTAGTTGGATTGTTAATTGGAATTTTATTAAATAAAAAAAGAAATGCAGGAAGACTTTTGGGGGCAATTTTAGTTTCATCATACATATTTTATATTGGGTATAATATATTTTTAGGTTAA
- a CDS encoding YbaN family protein — MKYLMIAIGFISVGLGAIGVFLPILPTTPFLLLAAWLFLRSSDHFYYWLMNHRVFGKYVKDYIEEKGIRKGIKIWALSLLWTSIIFSSFFIPLWVGRIMLYIIASIVTIHILKLKTL, encoded by the coding sequence ATGAAATATCTGATGATAGCGATAGGTTTTATTTCGGTAGGGTTAGGTGCAATAGGTGTTTTTTTACCAATTTTACCTACAACACCTTTCTTGTTGTTAGCAGCATGGCTTTTTTTAAGGAGTTCTGATCATTTCTACTATTGGTTGATGAATCATAGAGTTTTTGGGAAATATGTCAAAGATTATATAGAAGAAAAAGGAATTCGAAAAGGAATAAAAATATGGGCTTTGAGTTTACTTTGGACGTCTATAATTTTTTCATCATTTTTTATTCCGTTATGGGTAGGTAGAATAATGCTATATATAATTGCTTCGATAGTAACTATTCATATTTTAAAGTTAAAAACATTGTAA
- the trhA gene encoding PAQR family membrane homeostasis protein TrhA, with translation MADKENIEKYTKNEEIANTIIHGIGILLAIASLVLMVVFAALKGTAWHVVGATVFGISLIIMYTFSTLYHGVKNRRAKDILEICDHSAIYFLIAGTYTPFTLVTLRGTMGWTLFGITWGLAIVGVIFKIFFVKKFMFISTLIYIGMGWLVVIGWNQLVENLPFWGIFWLVLGGILYTFGTIFYVWRKMKYHHALWHVFVLAGSISHVFSVLFYVIPIFK, from the coding sequence ATGGCTGATAAAGAAAACATAGAAAAATATACAAAAAATGAAGAAATAGCAAACACCATAATTCATGGTATAGGCATATTATTGGCTATTGCTTCATTGGTTTTAATGGTAGTTTTTGCAGCTTTAAAAGGTACTGCCTGGCATGTTGTCGGGGCCACAGTTTTTGGTATTTCTTTAATAATTATGTATACCTTTTCTACTTTGTATCATGGTGTTAAAAATAGGCGAGCAAAAGACATTTTAGAAATTTGCGATCATTCTGCAATTTACTTTTTAATTGCTGGAACGTATACTCCTTTTACTTTGGTTACCTTAAGAGGTACTATGGGTTGGACACTATTTGGAATTACGTGGGGATTAGCCATTGTAGGAGTCATTTTCAAAATATTTTTTGTAAAAAAATTCATGTTTATTTCTACGCTTATATACATAGGAATGGGCTGGTTAGTTGTTATAGGATGGAATCAATTGGTTGAAAACCTACCTTTTTGGGGAATTTTTTGGTTAGTGCTCGGAGGAATTTTATACACTTTTGGAACTATTTTCTATGTTTGGAGAAAGATGAAATATCATCATGCATTGTGGCATGTATTTGTTTTAGCAGGAAGTATTTCACATGTTTTTTCAGTGCTTTTTTACGTTATTCCAATATTTAAATGA
- a CDS encoding GNAT family N-acetyltransferase has translation MNLVENKKVKLICLDFKEWKMLLKSPEKLEIKYNLSQSRNQESKIIQEVMLDILDKINMGLMNYKDHTTCAIVYNPENRIVGTISLKGKMNQKIFSDYYEIGYGINKNYWNLGIMTNAINLFLKIIRENLNITKLIAETDIENIGSQKVLRKNDFKKVQAKRNSLFFILEK, from the coding sequence ATGAACTTAGTAGAGAACAAAAAAGTAAAACTAATATGTTTAGATTTTAAAGAGTGGAAAATGCTGCTAAAAAGTCCTGAGAAATTAGAAATAAAATATAATTTATCTCAAAGTAGAAATCAAGAATCAAAAATAATCCAAGAAGTTATGTTAGATATATTAGATAAAATCAATATGGGTTTAATGAACTACAAAGATCACACAACTTGTGCAATAGTTTATAACCCAGAGAATAGAATAGTGGGTACTATAAGTTTGAAAGGTAAAATGAATCAAAAAATTTTTTCTGATTATTATGAAATTGGTTATGGGATCAACAAAAATTATTGGAACTTGGGAATAATGACTAACGCTATTAATTTATTTCTAAAAATAATAAGAGAGAATTTGAATATAACTAAACTTATTGCCGAGACAGATATAGAAAATATTGGTTCACAAAAAGTATTAAGGAAGAATGATTTTAAAAAAGTTCAAGCAAAGAGAAATTCATTGTTCTTTATTTTAGAAAAATAA
- a CDS encoding rubrerythrin family protein codes for MNITQKNLVKAFLFSSKNQNLYDYFSSQAKKEGLITVQKLFEEFALYERSHAKNFLRLIESKEISVDFDYDHIPINSTVENIESLINEIEKIEYLYDDFIEVANKENQNKASAKFLAIKKSHEYKLTQLKKILSQIEENKMFKNKEKIFWKCLKCGYIIEGETPPELCPACGHPKGYFEKIFL; via the coding sequence ATGAACATTACTCAAAAAAATCTTGTTAAAGCATTTTTATTTTCGTCGAAAAATCAAAATCTTTATGATTATTTTTCATCACAAGCTAAAAAAGAAGGCTTGATAACAGTTCAAAAACTTTTTGAAGAATTTGCTTTGTATGAAAGATCACACGCAAAGAACTTCTTGAGACTAATTGAATCAAAAGAGATATCTGTTGATTTTGATTACGATCATATTCCAATAAATAGTACAGTTGAGAATATTGAAAGCTTAATAAACGAGATTGAGAAGATAGAATATCTTTACGATGATTTTATAGAAGTTGCGAATAAAGAAAATCAAAATAAAGCATCAGCTAAGTTTTTAGCAATAAAAAAATCTCATGAATATAAGTTAACACAGTTGAAAAAGATTTTATCACAGATAGAAGAAAATAAAATGTTTAAAAATAAAGAGAAAATTTTTTGGAAATGTTTAAAGTGTGGTTATATAATAGAAGGGGAAACACCTCCAGAATTATGCCCAGCTTGTGGACATCCAAAAGGATATTTTGAAAAAATATTTTTATAA
- a CDS encoding class I SAM-dependent methyltransferase, with amino-acid sequence MKCPLCDSKNDKFLNHKNRSFYHCDNCDGIYVDKEDYLDVEEEKQRYSTHNNTIENKGYVKMFQRFLDDTVRKFSDDINTVLDYGCGPGPVLAELLKKDGFEVDYYDPVFYPEIDESKKYDLVTCTEVFEHFHNPKENIKKILKKIKKGGYLAVMTYFHDGKDVFKNWFYKDDPTHVFFYNTNTFKYIADEFNLEILFNNSTKHVLLKKPD; translated from the coding sequence ATGAAATGTCCGCTATGTGATTCAAAAAACGATAAATTTTTAAACCATAAAAACCGAAGTTTTTATCATTGCGATAATTGTGATGGGATATATGTTGACAAAGAAGATTATCTCGATGTTGAAGAAGAAAAGCAAAGATATTCAACACACAACAATACTATAGAAAACAAAGGGTATGTAAAAATGTTCCAAAGATTCTTGGACGATACTGTTAGAAAATTTTCTGATGATATAAACACAGTATTGGATTATGGCTGTGGCCCTGGACCTGTTTTAGCCGAGTTACTAAAAAAAGACGGTTTTGAGGTGGATTATTATGACCCAGTTTTTTACCCTGAAATTGACGAATCCAAAAAATACGATTTGGTAACATGTACCGAGGTTTTTGAACATTTTCACAATCCAAAAGAGAACATAAAAAAGATTTTGAAAAAAATAAAAAAAGGTGGATATTTAGCTGTTATGACCTATTTTCATGATGGAAAAGATGTTTTCAAAAACTGGTTTTACAAAGACGATCCAACTCACGTATTTTTTTATAACACAAATACTTTTAAATATATTGCCGATGAATTTAATTTAGAAATTCTTTTTAACAATTCAACAAAACATGTTTTATTAAAAAAACCAGACTAA
- a CDS encoding DUF58 domain-containing protein yields MTKNNNTLLALTAFSIALNIIVFNYFSIALFIFSIFLWWDYSKKYKAIKNLKIEIIPEYKSAFKKEGFYLAVKIKNVEKTKINVKISPASKVMSVTPKKVDLELEPEEEKEYRFRMYFNTSGEHHYGNTFITLLNNYFLYEINREVENNQSIKILHDYSKVEFDKEEIKRLLPERKSKYNILEDTTYIDKIDEYNGEPMNRIHWKATAKMDKLMVKKFNYTSTGKIYMFTDLNISKKSPINNLIWKDLRNIYENYAIKASLGLIKLFCERKESLNVTINAKKIKKLKGNNLEMYFNEFSDVQGEMSSENDLDSLMLEEIPYMTVEDTVIIISQFLDENSLPEIIKVKSSSAKVIVFLIPQGFKEVWESDADVYTTFRKEMKDLEKSARILEENNIIVRLVSFNDTLIEVFQSV; encoded by the coding sequence ATGACAAAAAATAACAACACACTTTTGGCATTAACAGCTTTTTCAATAGCGCTAAACATTATAGTTTTCAACTATTTTTCAATAGCTTTATTTATTTTTTCGATCTTTCTTTGGTGGGATTATTCAAAAAAATATAAAGCTATTAAGAATTTAAAAATTGAAATTATACCAGAATACAAAAGTGCTTTTAAAAAAGAAGGTTTTTATCTCGCTGTAAAAATTAAAAATGTTGAAAAAACAAAAATCAACGTAAAAATTAGTCCAGCTTCAAAAGTAATGTCTGTTACTCCAAAAAAAGTAGATCTGGAGTTGGAGCCTGAGGAAGAAAAAGAATATAGATTCAGAATGTATTTCAACACATCTGGTGAACATCATTATGGTAATACTTTCATAACGCTCTTAAACAATTATTTTTTATATGAAATAAACAGAGAAGTAGAAAACAATCAGAGCATAAAAATTCTGCACGATTATTCAAAAGTGGAATTCGATAAAGAAGAGATAAAAAGGCTACTCCCAGAAAGAAAATCTAAATACAACATATTGGAAGACACGACTTATATAGATAAAATAGATGAATATAACGGAGAACCGATGAATAGAATTCATTGGAAAGCAACAGCCAAGATGGATAAACTTATGGTTAAAAAATTCAACTATACCTCTACTGGAAAAATTTATATGTTCACAGATTTGAACATTTCAAAAAAGTCACCAATAAACAATTTGATTTGGAAAGATTTGAGAAATATTTACGAAAATTATGCAATAAAAGCTTCTTTAGGGCTTATAAAACTATTCTGTGAAAGAAAAGAATCTTTAAACGTCACCATAAACGCAAAAAAAATCAAGAAATTAAAAGGAAACAACTTGGAGATGTATTTCAACGAGTTTTCTGATGTGCAAGGAGAAATGAGCTCCGAAAACGATCTCGATTCTCTAATGTTAGAAGAGATCCCTTATATGACTGTTGAAGATACTGTTATAATCATTTCACAATTTTTAGACGAAAACAGTCTACCAGAAATTATAAAAGTAAAGAGTTCTTCCGCAAAAGTTATTGTATTTCTCATCCCACAAGGGTTTAAAGAAGTTTGGGAAAGCGACGCAGATGTTTACACAACATTCAGAAAAGAGATGAAGGATTTAGAAAAATCAGCGAGAATTCTGGAAGAGAACAATATAATTGTGAGGTTGGTATCTTTTAATGATACTCTAATAGAGGTGTTCCAAAGTGTCTAA
- a CDS encoding AAA family ATPase: MESSKLTKKIIENVSKVIKGKNEKIEMITAVFLAEGHILLEDLPGTGKTMLSRAFAKTLNLDFKRIQFTPDLMPSDLTGLNIYNREKNDFELKKGPVFTDILLGDEINRATPRTQSALLEALAENQVSIDGTTHRLSDDFFIISTQNPIEYEGTFPLPEAQMDRFMVRMSIGYPETSEEINMLNSQQKSHPINSISSVANDEEIDKSKDEIKDITVSEEVKNYIIRVINKTRNHKDIRVGASPRGSLALMKLSKSFAAIKNRDFVIPDDIKEIAEYVLSHRIILNPEAKIKGVEQIEVIRRIIDEVQVVV; the protein is encoded by the coding sequence ATGGAATCGTCAAAACTCACAAAAAAAATAATTGAAAACGTCTCAAAAGTTATAAAAGGGAAAAACGAAAAAATTGAAATGATAACGGCAGTCTTTTTGGCAGAAGGCCACATTCTTTTAGAAGATTTACCTGGAACTGGAAAAACCATGTTATCAAGGGCTTTTGCAAAAACTCTAAACTTAGATTTTAAAAGAATACAGTTCACTCCAGATTTAATGCCTTCTGATTTAACTGGTTTGAATATTTACAACAGAGAAAAAAACGATTTTGAACTAAAAAAAGGTCCAGTTTTCACTGATATTCTTTTGGGAGACGAAATCAACAGGGCAACACCAAGAACTCAGTCAGCTTTGTTAGAAGCTCTCGCTGAAAATCAAGTTTCTATAGATGGGACTACACATAGGTTGAGTGATGATTTTTTCATAATATCAACTCAAAACCCTATTGAATACGAAGGAACATTTCCTTTACCCGAAGCCCAAATGGACAGATTCATGGTGAGAATGTCCATTGGTTATCCAGAAACATCTGAAGAGATAAATATGCTCAATTCTCAACAAAAAAGCCATCCTATAAACAGTATTAGCTCCGTTGCAAATGATGAAGAAATAGATAAATCAAAAGATGAAATAAAAGATATAACCGTTTCTGAAGAAGTGAAAAATTATATAATAAGAGTTATAAACAAAACAAGAAATCATAAAGATATCAGAGTTGGTGCAAGTCCAAGAGGTTCGTTAGCCCTTATGAAACTATCTAAAAGCTTTGCGGCTATAAAAAATAGAGACTTTGTTATACCAGATGATATAAAAGAAATCGCTGAATATGTACTAAGCCATAGAATTATATTGAATCCCGAAGCAAAGATTAAGGGTGTTGAACAAATTGAAGTTATAAGGAGAATAATCGATGAAGTTCAAGTGGTGGTTTAA
- a CDS encoding mechanosensitive ion channel family protein, producing MENYVDVAIDWGIRIGLSILIFVIAKIVGNIIYNTIIRLSEKTKKIKFQYKKTMKTLINLAMYIIAAFIIISVLFKNLGPMVAGLGVSGIVIGLAVKEPLGNLIDGILIMMNKLVVEGEAVEINNYSGSIIEINLNHLKLKTWDGQMIDIPNTVVWNSSIIHYWPEDIRRNEISVGISYDDDIPKAMELLNEIINNFEMKYIDDDHQPAVLFQKYGSSSIDFIVRYWVKRPDFFSSKNELAKIIKKEFDEKGLTIPFTQIDLHMMNQ from the coding sequence GTGGAAAATTATGTAGATGTTGCAATTGATTGGGGAATAAGAATTGGATTAAGTATACTTATTTTTGTAATCGCAAAAATTGTTGGAAATATCATATATAACACCATAATAAGGTTATCAGAAAAAACCAAAAAAATTAAATTTCAATATAAAAAAACGATGAAAACATTGATAAATTTAGCAATGTATATAATTGCTGCTTTCATCATTATTTCTGTATTATTCAAAAATTTAGGCCCTATGGTTGCTGGCTTAGGAGTTAGTGGTATTGTAATAGGTTTAGCTGTTAAAGAGCCTTTAGGAAATTTGATAGATGGGATATTAATAATGATGAACAAATTGGTAGTCGAGGGAGAAGCTGTAGAAATAAATAATTATTCTGGATCTATAATAGAAATAAATCTAAACCATTTAAAACTAAAAACTTGGGATGGCCAAATGATAGACATACCAAATACGGTCGTATGGAATTCAAGTATAATTCACTACTGGCCAGAAGACATAAGAAGAAATGAAATATCAGTTGGAATAAGTTATGATGATGACATACCAAAAGCAATGGAATTACTAAATGAAATTATAAACAATTTTGAAATGAAATATATAGACGACGACCATCAACCTGCAGTATTATTTCAGAAATATGGAAGTTCTTCAATAGATTTTATTGTTAGATACTGGGTAAAAAGGCCTGATTTCTTCTCTTCTAAAAACGAATTAGCGAAGATAATCAAAAAAGAATTTGATGAAAAAGGTCTTACAATACCATTTACACAAATAGACTTACACATGATGAATCAATAA